AATGAAGGCCCATAAAGAAGAGAAAAGTCAGCCCAAGATGAGCGTAGCCCGAAAGGGGTAAAATCCCATGAGCAAAGACTCTACGCTATCCTCACTACTGGATTGAACATGCGGGTTAAGTCAAGGACAAAGAAAGCTGACGTGACCACAAATTGCCAAATGGCCGGTTTTTCCTCCACATTATGGCAGTTAAAGGAAGTAACTCTCACTTTCCATTAACCACACTTCAACCGCAACAAGGAAGGAGTATAAATAGGGATTAAACGGTAGAAGAAGGATATCATCAACCATCAACAACACAAAAACATTTCTAAATTTCTTAGCTTTTCTTAGCTTTTATCCTTAGCAGTAGTTAGCTCTAGGCTTATTAGTCTAGCAATAGCATAGCGTACTTCATAGCGTTCTCTTTGTATTGAAGAACTCAAGGTTTGTCAGCTCCAGTGTACCCTTCTAAACATTCAACCATGGAGGTATCAATCTTCGTGATTTAAAGGTCGTCTGTTTTTCATTACATATCAAACAATGATATTTATTATCTTTGTTTGTTGCTAATCTCATACTTTTCATTCCGCATTATTACTCACTAATTGGGTTCAAATTGGTGGTTTCTTACGAAATTACTCGTTCACGAGTGAGGCTTCCACGTAAAGAGGTCAACCGTCCCTATGGGAAGTACCTTTTGGGACCTTGATCAACCTACAAGATAAGGTGCTATTGCTTGTTCTTTTATAGTGGGAACATGATCATTATGCTTTATGGTCTATTTGTAACAGAACTAAGCTTTTTTTTAAATAGCTTTGATGAATTTTTTGCTCGAGTGCTAAGTTTGTTTTATTCTAGTGTAGTAGAAAATCATTTCATCTCATTTctctaatttttattttgtttgttagtgttgcttggggaagtttgatttATAACCTTCCTCAATTCTTTCTTTCTTACTTACGGAGTAAAAGTTGAAGTTGGAAATTATACTTGTACAAGGCAATGCATGTTTCAACTAGAAAAGTAAGAAGGTCAAAATAAGGAAAGAAAACTGAAGTTTCCAACACCATTCATAATATTAAGGGTCAAAACAACTTTCCTTTTTTCCACAGAGCAAATCACAACAACAACCAAATCATAACATCACAGTGTATACAACACCATAAATGGACTCGAAAACCACATTTGGAGTCCAATTATACGGTTAGACCCAACAAATGAAGGCCCATAAAGAAGAGAAAAGTCAGCCCAAGAGCCAAGACTCTACGCCATCCTCACTACTAGATTGAACACGCGGATTAAGTCAAAGAAAGCTGACGTGACCACGAATTGCCAAATGGCCGATTTTTCCTCCACATATTATGGCAGTTAAAGGAAGTAACTCTCACTTTCCGTTAACCACAGTTCAACTGCAACAAGGAAGGAGTATAAATAGGGATTAAATGATAGAAGAAGGATATCATCAACTATCAATAACACAAAAACATTTCTAAATTTCTTAGTTTTTCTTAGGTTTTAGCCTTATCGGGCGAGGCTTATTAGTCTAGCAATAGCATATCGTTCTTCATAGCGTTCTCTATGTATTGAAGAACTCAAGGTTTGTCAGTTCCAGTGTACCCTTCTAATCATTCAACCATGGAGGTATCAATCCTCGTGATTTAATGGTTGTCCAGTTTTCATTACATATCAACCAATGATATTTATTGTCTTTGTTTGTTGCGAATCTCAAAATTTTCATTTTGCATTTCACTAATTGAGTTCAAATTGGTGGTTTCTTACGAAATTATTCGTTTACGAGTGAGGCCTCCGCGTAAAGAGGTCAACCGTCCCTAAGGGAAGTACCTCTTGGGACCTTGATCAACCTACAAGATAAGGTGCTATTGCTTGTTCTTTTATAGCGTGAACATGATCATTATGCTTTGTGGTCTATTTGTAACGGAGCTAAGCTTTTTTTTAATAGCTTTGTAGAATTGTTTGCTTGAGGGCTAAGTTAGTTTTATTCTAGTTTAGTAGAAAGTCATTTTCATCTCAtttctctatttttattttttttgttagtgttgcttggggaagtttgatttATAACTTTCCTCAATTctttctttcttacttaaaaGTTAGAAGTTGGAAATTATACTTGTACAAGACAATGCATGTTTCAACTTTCAACTAGAAAAAGTAAAAAGGTCAAAATGAGGCAGCAAAACTGAAGTTTCCAACACCATTCATAATAATTAAGGGTCAAAACAACTTTCCTTTTTTCCACAGAGCAaatcacaacaacaacaaaatcatAACATCAGAGTGTATACAACGCCATAAAAGTGTGCACCCACTTCCTTCCTCCATCCTTTCTCCTCTGTTTTTCTCTCTCATACTGTCCTACAATACCAAAAATGGGGAACCTCTGTACATGCCTATCCTACCAAGATATACCTAACAAAAGGCAAAACCCAAAAGGGCTATACAATCGATCAAGCTCAGCCCCCGCCACCGGAAGCAACCGGTGGTCGAGGATGAAGTCGTCGTCTAAGAAAGAGACTTTCAaatttgatgaccctgttttaCATCAACAAGCACTAGCAGCGGCGGCAATTATTCTTCAACAGCAGCGGAATGGGGGTTCGTCTTTGCCTTTTGATCGATCAACTTCGCTTCGATACCCACTTTCTAATGGGACTTCTAAGAATAGTGGTAATAAAAATGGTGCTGTTACTTTGCCTCGAAGTTCTAGTACTCGTGCTCGTTCTCTTACTGATCCTCTTCTTCAACCTCATCAGCTTCTTAATCAGGTTCCTTTTCctctaattttgtattatttttttaaatttaattgtGGGATTTTATTGTTTGATTGTCACATGAGTAGTACCTAACATCAATTCCTTTTCTATTGAACAAGATATTAGAATGTGTTATTTTCGctgaattttaattgaaatgaaaaggtcatttttggtttgttgtttattaaattaGTTGCCTTAAAAAACCGTATTCAATTAGCCTTTGGTCAATTGTCATTTTTGTATTACAATGTGATTAATTCGTGAATGTCAGATAGCATAGTTTATAATTAAAATCTTGAGAACCTAATATCGAATCATGTTAATAATATAATAGGATTTCTTCAAATTTTAGTTGTTAATAAATTGTTACCAGAATTAAACAGTGTTAGTTTACTTAATCACTCCTGTTAATAAAGAGTAGTTTGGGTTGGGGAAGCAAAAAAGAGAATGATAATCAATGTTTGTTAAATGGCGGATCAAGTTTGTTATGTCTGAACCAAGTTTATCAAATTCAGCTGCCACCCTTTCTTCGAAATTGCCTACCCTTTAATTTTCAACAACAAGAAAAAGagttatttttataaaaaaaaaaaaataaaaaaaaattggaagaaataattttttgggaCCCTTGTATATGTTTTATGTGTTGTTTATAAGTTCTACTTTTTGTCCGAGAATAATATGatgatgatttttatttttagtttttttgaTAATGATGTTGATGGAAATATAAAGCTTTGTAATGATATAACTTTATcaataaattataattgaataaaattaaaaactgtTGAAAATCTGGAAAGCGCCTACATTAAGTGCAAAAGAGTGTACCTTGTTGAATGGTCCCAACTTCTAACTGTTACCCTTCTTCCAGGTGCTTGGTTAATGGTTAGGTACAATAAGTTGTACACATCCTATATATTTATTTGCCTGATCTAGGTTCAAGGGTTGCATGTGGgatgggtagtttatttatgTGATCAGTTGTGGGATGTTTCATAATTCTTTTCTATTTGTTTTTCTGATGGTGGGGTGACGCCGGGCCGGGCCACGGACAGTGAAGAGGGGGACCAATTAAGAGCTAATTATTTCCCTCTTGTGCTGTTTTTGTGTAATTATTGATCTAGATCAGACTGGAAGTAGAAGTGTTTTGGGAAAGTTGTTTGTAGAATGATATAACATACAACTACACAACAATGAAGAATGTTTCATCATTAACATAATTTCCGTTTTTGTTTGTTTGCCAATCTAAGAACTGAACTAGGCTCTTAAAGGAAAATGTTGCCTTGCttgttacatattatttacaccaaGGCTCTCAATGTCAAACGATTACCATGCATGAATGGGTAAAGTACTCGAGGTTTGGATTAGAAATAAGTAAAAGGATAAATAAGTACAATGATAAATAAGTTCTGATAAAAGCCAATGAATTTTGGTAAGGGATAATAAGTTGAGATAATAGTTATTCAAAACAAAACCTTATGTTGGTTTACTAATTTTTTATGGCAGGATGGAGAACTTGATGGCGTAGAAAGTAATTATTTTGTGCTTGTCCATGGAGGTGGGTTTGGTGCATGGTGTTGGTACAAGACAATTGCACTGCTAGAAGAAAGTGGATATAAGGTTACAGCCATAGACTTAACTGGTTCTGGAATTCATTCATCTGATACGAACGGAATTACAAGTCTCTCACAATACGTAAAGCCACTTACTGACTTTCTCGAGAAACTTGCTGATGCAGAAAAGGTTAGGTTATTTCTTTATGTTAAGTATGTTGGAGTTTATATCTCAGTATCTAATTTCAGTCTAGATTCCAATGCAATTCCTGTTTAGACATCATTTCTGTTGTTCCAAAATATACACTCTGCACTAAAAATCAGCAGgaaatcaaattaggttagaaAACAGGCAGGGTAGATTCATATGGAAAAGACCCTTAATTTCTGTTGAATATTTTGATTAGCCATACCAAGTTGTTCAAATCTTTTCT
This sequence is a window from Spinacia oleracea cultivar Varoflay chromosome 1, BTI_SOV_V1, whole genome shotgun sequence. Protein-coding genes within it:
- the LOC110777260 gene encoding putative methylesterase 11, chloroplastic → MGNLCTCLSYQDIPNKRQNPKGLYNRSSSAPATGSNRWSRMKSSSKKETFKFDDPVLHQQALAAAAIILQQQRNGGSSLPFDRSTSLRYPLSNGTSKNSGNKNGAVTLPRSSSTRARSLTDPLLQPHQLLNQDGELDGVESNYFVLVHGGGFGAWCWYKTIALLEESGYKVTAIDLTGSGIHSSDTNGITSLSQYVKPLTDFLEKLADAEKVILVGHDFGGACISYAMELFPSKVSKAVFIAATMLTNGQSALDIFSHQEEDKDLMKQAQVFVYANGNNNPPTAIDLDKSMLKELLFNQSPTKDVALASVSMRPIPFAPVLEKLCLLDKNYGSVRRFYIETTEDNAIPIASQEQMTKAAPPEQVFRLKGADHSPFFSKPQALHRLFVEISKVPQVCESFLGNANLK